A segment of the Echinicola strongylocentroti genome:
GGGTTTATAGGGCTGAAATGCTCGGAAGAATCAAAGGTTTTTGTACAATGGTGGAAGGAAAGACTTCAAAATTACTGTAAAATAGATAAGGCAAGAGGCATTTTCGTAGATCAAAAATGGGTTGATTTAGCCCCTTTATTCTTCGATAATATTTATAGCATTAAACATCAAGGCTGTAATATGGCATGGTGGAATTTCTCCGAAAGGGATTTAAAAAAAGACCACAATGGGTATTATGTCAATATTCCAGAACAAAGGCTGATTTTTTTCCACTTTAGTGGGTTCGACCCAAATGGTAATCAGACTACCGTCCGTATGAATAATCATTCCTTTAAATTGGAAGACTATGTTGAATTAGACGGCATTTTTAAAGAGTATGCAGGTGAGTTAAAGGAAAATGATTATGACAACATCTCTAAGTTAGTGCCGAAATTAGCTTTTTACAAGAAACCAAACGGCATGAATGTCAAGATCAGAAGACGACTTGGATGGATAAGGAAGGGGCTTTTCGGAAAGGTGTAAGATGCTAGGAATAAGTGTAGTAGTGTGCACATGTAATGGTGCCAACCGCCTGCCAGTTACCTTACAGCACATTTGCCAGCAAAGGTGTACGTATAGCTGGGAATTGATTGTGGTGGACAATTGTTCGACAGATAATACTACAGCCGTGTGCACATCTTTTCTCAAAGACAAGGAAATCGATTGGGTGATTGTACATGAATCTCAGCCAGGTCTGGTGAATGCTCGGCGGTGCGGACTAGAAAAAAGTAAATACGATTTCATTCTTTTCTGTGACGATGATAATGCTTTGAATGAACAATATTTACACTATGGGGTTAGCTTGATGGAACAAAATCCTCAGATTGGTATATTGGGAGGTTTTGGAGCGGCAGTCATTGAGGGGGGAAAGCCTGAGTGGTTTGACCAGTACAGCCACAGTTATGCTGTTGGGAAACAGGCATTATCTAACGGTAAAATAAGCTCTTCTAAAGCAGAAGTTTATGGAGCGGGAGCAATAGTTCGAAAGGAGCCAATATGGGAGTTGTTGCAAAGAGGTTTTGAAACAGTCATGGAGGGAAGGACTGGAAAGAAATTGGGAGCAGGGGATGATGTAGAATGGTGCTACATCTTCCAGCTATTAGATTATGAGATTTGGTTTGATGACAGGTTGCTATTTGATCATTATATTTCAGCGTCCCGATTGACATGGGAATATTATTTGAATCTTAAGGCAGGAATCGCCTCTGGTTCTGGTTTACTATATCCGTATGGTTTGTTGTTGGATGCAAAGAGAGTAAATGTACCTCCATTTTGGAAGGCATACTTGGGTAGAACCCTTATAAGTTTGCTGGTTTGGCTAAAATCTATTTTTATGGTGTCAATTCCAATAAAGGTATCTTCCCAACGGAGATTGGCCCATCGGATTATCACTGCTCGATGTAGGGCATACTTGGTTGATGCTATCCGAGCCAAAAGACATTTTGATCAATTAAAACGGAACTTTCAGTAATTTATTTCGTGGAATCCCAACCTTTTTTTTCAGTTATTATTCCTGCATTTAACAGGGGCCATATTATTGGCCGGGCCATAAGTTCGGTTCTAGGTCAGTCTTTTCAAAATTTTGAACTTATTGTAGTTGATGATGGATCACAGGATAATACAGGAGAGGTAGTAAAGCAGGTTGGAGATGAACGTGTAAGATATTTTTACCAAACCAATAGTGGAGTTTCAGCTGCAAGAAATATAGGTGCCAATGTGGCTAATGGAATAAATTTAATTTTTTTAGATAGTGATGATGAATTAGGTGAAGAGGCTTTGGCAAAATTTAATTCAGTCATTCATCGAGGTGAAGTTATACAGTTTGGGTTTGTGAAAGTTAATGAGACCTCATCGATTTTAAAGTATCCTGAAAAAAATAAGTTTATGAGTAAGTTACCGGGGAGTTTTTGTATAAAACGAGATGTTTTTAAAAGTATATCGGGTTATGATGAACGTTTGGCCTACAGTGAAAACACAGAAATGTTTCATCGGTTGAGTTTAATAGGGGTAAGGATTCATGAGGAACAATTTATAAGTTTAAGATATTACGAGAGTATCACAGGAGGGTCAAAGAACAGACACAATAAAATAGCTGGATTAAAGTATATTTTAAAGAAGCATGATAAGACAGTAAGTAAAAACGTGAAATTTTTATATAACCAGATCATCGGGGTAGAGAGCTTCAAGGTTGGTGATTACCAAATGGCAAGATACTATTTGTTTAAAGCATTAAAAATTCATCCGTGGGCATGGAAATGTATAATGAGAATATTGAACACCTATATAATTCAAAGTTCTCAAAGGATATGTAGTAAAACAGAGAAGAATTGACACGAATAGGAGGTTTTTTAATTACTTACAACCGACCTCAGATAGTGGTAGAAACAATTTTAAGTCTCGAGGCGCAAACACAACCTCTTGAGGTTATTTGGATAATTGATAATTCATCTAACTACAATACAAAGGAAAGTGTATTATCTCTGCACAACCCAAAAATTCGGTATTTTAATGTAGGGTACAATGCAGGACCAGCTGGGGCTGCAAAAATAGGTCTTAACCTGTGTATAAAAGAAAATTTAGATTGGATTTACTGGGGAGATGATAATGATCCACCTGTATTTCAGGATTCATTTGAAAGACTATTAGGGGAAGTATCAAAGGAAACAGATAGATGTTCAATTGGGATTGTTGGTACGGTAGGACATTTCTTTGATAATAAGAGAGGGGTGATCAACAAGACTTCCCTAGATTTACTTTTGGGAAATGGTTTATTGGAGGTGGACAGTGTGGCAGGAAATATGACCATGATGGTTAATAAACGGGTTTTAGAGGCTGGTATATATCCAGATCCCACTTTGTTTTTTGGGTTTGAAGAACTGGATTTTTGCCTTAAGGTAAAAAGGAAAGGCTTTGGAATCTATGTTGATAAGGTACAATTTAGAGAACTAAAGAATTATTTTAATAAAACGGGTGCTAACAGAAGTTTCTATAATAAAAAGACTTTAAATAGTTTGCCAAGGGAATATTATACTGTGCGTAATTTGCTTTTCATTGCGTCCAAATATGGTTTTAAAGAGATGAAAGTAAGGTTGATTATAAAGTGTATGGTTAAATCACTATTTGGGTTTAAATATGGGTTTAAATATGGAGTTGAAAATGCAAAATATTTATTAATGGGGCTATTTCATTTTTTGATGAACAAAAAAGGGGGCACTATGACACTAAAGAATGGACTTTAAGATTTCAGTCATCATTCCGGCATATAACCGAGAAAAATTTATCGGCAGGGCGATAGAAAGTGTACTTGAACAAAGTATTCAGGATTTTGAATTGATAATTGTCGATGACCAATCCTCAGATGATACGCTCAGAGAAATTGAACGCTATACTGATGAGAGGATCAAAGTGATCCAGACAAAAAAAAACGGAGGGAACGCTGTAGCCAGAAACGAAGGGATACTGAACTCATCTGGTGAGCTTATTTTCTTTTTGGATAGTGATGATTTTTACACTAAAAATTTTCTAAAGGAAATGATTCATTTTATTCATGAAAATGGAGACCATGATTTTTTTTGGTGTGGAATAAATCTAGTCGATGAATCAGCAAAGAAGTTTGGAGAGCAATTTTGGATCCCCAAAGATACGTTGCCTAGCAATACTTTCTTTGATTCATTACATATCGGTACAAATAACGGTATTTGTTTCAAAAGGAAGGTGTTCGATACCATAGGGTATTTCGATGAATCCATCCGTGCAGCAGTTGACCGAGATTTTCTTCTGAGGGTTTCCGCTTTTTTTTCTGGAATTGGATTCAAGAAATTTTTGGTTAATTGCACCATTGGAAGACATGATTCGGTGAGAAAGAATTACATGAATCAAGCCAATGCATATCATGCAATTGCGCATAAACACAGTTCTATAATAAAAAATAAACGCTCTCGAAAAAAGAAATGGTTTCACAAATGTATGTGGTTACATTTTTATGCAGGAAATAAAGAAAGGGCTGTGACTTATTTCTTCAAAATACCGTTTAATTTAACCTCAATTTTTCTCTTTTTTCTTTTTCTTTTTCTTCCATTGTCTGTTGGAAGAAAAATACATCGAAAATTTGGCAGTAAAGGTATCAATCAGTGAAAGTACTTTATCTCATAGATACATTACAAACAGGCGGGACTGAGAAGAGTTTGTTGTCTATCGCGAGGAGATTTAAAGAAGTGACTCCTTATTTCTGGGTGATCTTTAAGGGAAATCATCGTCTATTAACTGAATTTCTTGAAGCTGGAATTATTGTAAAAACTTGGGACTTTTCGACATCTAGCTCGAGCAGCAAAATTGCTAGGAAATTGAATAAGTCTATTGCAGAACTTAAACCAAATATTGTTCATGCCTCTTTGTTTCGTTCAGAAATGATATCAAGGAAACTGCAAGGAGATTTTTTATTGGTGAACAGTTTGGTTAACAATTCATATCACTGGAGGAGATATAGAAAACTACCAATTACCTCTTTTTTTTCACTGCTAATCGTTCATATGAGGGATTATTTGACTTCTTCAAATGTGGATTACTGGTTTTCCAATTCTCCTTATTTGAGTGAAGTCCATCAAAGAACTTTAGGTATACCAAGTTATAAAATAGTTAACATTCCTAGAGGAAGGTCAAGGCAAGAATTTATCCCTCCAAGGACAAAACATCAAGACAAAACTATTTTTATTACCGTGGGAAGGCTTATTCCCCGAAAAGGTCATTCGGAGTTACTAAGGGCTTTTGGGCATATTTTAGAGAAGTCTCCTACATCAAATCTTTGGGTCGTGGGAGAAGGCCCTGATTTGGTTAAGTTAAAAGCTTTGGCAGAGAAATTAAAAATAAGCCATAACGTGACTTTTTGGGGGGATAGCAACAAAGTTCCTAATCTTCTTTCAGAAGCAGACTTTTTTGTGTTCCCAAGCCATTATGAAGGTTTGCCAGGAGCTTTGATAGAGGCTATGTTTTCCAAACTACCTATTATTGCTTCGGCTATTCCTGAAAATGAATCCTGTGTACCTCTAAATAGTGGGCTTTGGTTCGAAGTATTTAACTGGAAAGACATGGCAAGGAAAATGGAAAAGGCAATTGAAATTGAAAGTTGGGAGGCCATAACAAACGAAGCCTATAGCCATGCTATGGAAGTATTTGATGCACAAAATGTTTCAACACAATACGAAAATGCATACAACGAACTTTTTGAAATTCCTTATCAAAAGAAATGAGAATTGTTCATTTGATCCAAAAGCCACAACTTCGAGGAGCAGAATTGTTTGCGGCTCAATTAGCCCAATGCCAAATGAGGAATGGACATGAAGTTTTATTGGTTTGTGTTTTTCGTGGAAAGGCATCGTTTCCCTTCGAGGGGGAGATAGTTTGTATTGACTGCAAAGAGAAAAATAGGTTTTGGGAAATTAGGGGATGGAGAAGGCTTAGGGATATAATAGCCCATTTCAGGCCTGATATAGTGCAGGCAAATGCATCCGATACCTTGAAGTTTTCGGTTTTTAGTAAGATGATTTTCAAATGGGACACACCAATTGTCTATAGAAATGCCAACAAAATCAGCGATTTTATAAAAGGAAAGAGCCACTTAACATTCAATAAATTTTTATTTAGTAAAATCAATGGAGTCATTTCTGTTTCCATAGGCTGTAACCAAGATTTCAACCATTGTTTCAATAGCTTGAACATCCCAAATTGTACCATTCCTAATGGAGTGGATTTTGGTGAAATGGATAGAAAGCTGCAGGATGAAGTTCCAAATACACTTAGAGAAAAAGAATATGTACTGATGGTGGGAGCTTTCGTAAAAGAGAAAAACCATATAGGATTACTTCACATTTTTAATGAAATCCATAAGAAATTTCCACAGCTGTACTTAGTGTTTGTTGGAGCAGGAAAATTAGCGGCTGAAATAAATAGTCAGGCTGCCAACATGGAGAGTGCTGATCGGGTTTTATTTATGGGAAATTTGGATAACGTCCTCCCTGTTATGAAGAATGCTAAGGCCTTGCTGGTTCCCAGTAAGATAGAAGGATTGCCGGCGGTTATATTAGAGTCGATGTACTGCAAAGTTCCCGTAATAGCGTATGATGTAGGAGGAATCAGTGAAGCCGTATTGCATGATGAGACTGGCTTTTTGGTACCTTTTGAAAACAGGAATCTTTTTAGAAACTTACTGGAGAGGGTTTTATCGGATAATCATCGGATACCTTCAGACATCTTGGATAATGCCAGAACAAAAGTGATCACCCACTTTAATATTAATGTCCTTGCCCATTATTTCCTCACCTTCTATCAACAAATAACTGACACCAAAAGAGCGTGACTTCCCCAAAGAAAACCCGTATTCTCCACCTGATAAAATCCCTTGGCAGGGGAGGGGCCGAGAAGCTGATTCCTGAAACTGCAGCATTGCATGATAAGGAGGAATACTCCTTTTATTGCCTTTACTTCCATCATCGGCCTAATAGCCTTATCGATGAACTGGAAGAGGTGGGAGTGAAAGTAAGCTATTTTCCATCCTCCAATCTTGCGCTTCCGCTCCAAGTCGGTAAGGTGGTGGAGTTTGTGAAAAAAAATCAAATTGACATTATTCATTGCCATTTGCCTTGGGCGGGAGTGCTGGGCAGGTGGGTAGGCCAAAAGACCGGCGCCAAGGTCGTCTATACCGAGCACAATATGTGGGAAAGGTACCATCCGCTTTCCCGTAGGCTAAATAAATTGACCTTTGGATGGCAGCAGGGAGTGATTGCAGTTTCCGGGGAAGTAAGGAATAGTATTTTAAGACACTATAAACCGACCGTTAATAGCCCTGAGATCAAGACAATACCAAACGCGGTAAATACAGAGAAATTCCAGAAAGATCTGATAGGGAAAGGTAGCATCCGAGAGAAGTTTGGAATACCTAATGATGCTCCCGTAATAGGTCAAGTGGCCGTTTTAAGGAGCCAAAAAAGGCTTGATCACTGGATCGCCGTGGCAAAGGAAATTGCCCAATCCCATCCCAGCGTTCATTTTTTATTGGTAGGTGATGGACCGGAAAGGGAGTTGGTAGAAAGTACTATTGGAACAGGTGATTTTGCATCGAAAATACACTTGGCGGGAGCGCAAGAAGCTGTTATTCCTTATCTTTCTGCCATGGATGTTTATATGATGACATCGGAGTTTGAAGGATTGCCAGTGGCAATGCTGGAGGCCATGTCGTGTGGATTGCCTGTGCTGAGTACTGAGGTTGGAGGAATTAGGGAGGTGATAACCGACGGAGTGGAGGGGATGCTATGTCCAAAAGACCATACAGAAAACTTGGTTTTTGCCGCTTCTACGCTGTTGACAGATCCGCTAAGGTGCCAAGAAATGGCCAAGAGGGCCCGCCAACGGGTGATCTCCCATTTCAGCATGAAACGGATGGTAAGGGACTTGGAGGAGTTTTATCAAGAAGTGCAAAAGCTGAGCTAGGCTTTCAGCCTGCATAGAGATAGCTCACTGTTCACACCCCAAGGTGTTGCCTTGGGGTGAGATGCTATAAGGCTTTCAGCCATTGCTGTATGTCAGATTTAGTGTTGATTGACAATGGTACAGTCCAAGTCTGTGGTAATCTTTGGTATTCAGACGAATGTAATTTCCCCCTGAAAGGGGAATTCAAATCAGCCCAATGGATCCCATTGGGTTTTAAATGTGTGAGGAACTTGCTGCGCCCTGTAAGGGCAAATAACTTTGCCTTTAAGTTGAAAAGGGAGGCAAAGTATTTAGCTAGGCTTTCAGCCATTGCCGAATGTCAGAATTAGTGTTGATAGACAATGGTACAGTCCAGGTCTGTGGTAATCTTAGGTATTCAGACGAATGTAATTTCCCCCTGAAAGGGGAATTCAATTCAGCCCAATGGATCCCACTGGGCTTTAAATGTGTGAGAAATTTGCTGCACCCTGTAAGGGCAAATAACTTTGCCTTTAAGTTGAAAAGGGAGGCAAAGTATTTAGCTAAGCTTTCAGCCATTGC
Coding sequences within it:
- a CDS encoding glycosyltransferase family 2 protein; this encodes MESQPFFSVIIPAFNRGHIIGRAISSVLGQSFQNFELIVVDDGSQDNTGEVVKQVGDERVRYFYQTNSGVSAARNIGANVANGINLIFLDSDDELGEEALAKFNSVIHRGEVIQFGFVKVNETSSILKYPEKNKFMSKLPGSFCIKRDVFKSISGYDERLAYSENTEMFHRLSLIGVRIHEEQFISLRYYESITGGSKNRHNKIAGLKYILKKHDKTVSKNVKFLYNQIIGVESFKVGDYQMARYYLFKALKIHPWAWKCIMRILNTYIIQSSQRICSKTEKN
- a CDS encoding glycosyltransferase, which gives rise to MTSPKKTRILHLIKSLGRGGAEKLIPETAALHDKEEYSFYCLYFHHRPNSLIDELEEVGVKVSYFPSSNLALPLQVGKVVEFVKKNQIDIIHCHLPWAGVLGRWVGQKTGAKVVYTEHNMWERYHPLSRRLNKLTFGWQQGVIAVSGEVRNSILRHYKPTVNSPEIKTIPNAVNTEKFQKDLIGKGSIREKFGIPNDAPVIGQVAVLRSQKRLDHWIAVAKEIAQSHPSVHFLLVGDGPERELVESTIGTGDFASKIHLAGAQEAVIPYLSAMDVYMMTSEFEGLPVAMLEAMSCGLPVLSTEVGGIREVITDGVEGMLCPKDHTENLVFAASTLLTDPLRCQEMAKRARQRVISHFSMKRMVRDLEEFYQEVQKLS
- a CDS encoding glycosyltransferase family 2 protein; translation: MDFKISVIIPAYNREKFIGRAIESVLEQSIQDFELIIVDDQSSDDTLREIERYTDERIKVIQTKKNGGNAVARNEGILNSSGELIFFLDSDDFYTKNFLKEMIHFIHENGDHDFFWCGINLVDESAKKFGEQFWIPKDTLPSNTFFDSLHIGTNNGICFKRKVFDTIGYFDESIRAAVDRDFLLRVSAFFSGIGFKKFLVNCTIGRHDSVRKNYMNQANAYHAIAHKHSSIIKNKRSRKKKWFHKCMWLHFYAGNKERAVTYFFKIPFNLTSIFLFFLFLFLPLSVGRKIHRKFGSKGINQ
- a CDS encoding glycosyltransferase, which gives rise to MTRIGGFLITYNRPQIVVETILSLEAQTQPLEVIWIIDNSSNYNTKESVLSLHNPKIRYFNVGYNAGPAGAAKIGLNLCIKENLDWIYWGDDNDPPVFQDSFERLLGEVSKETDRCSIGIVGTVGHFFDNKRGVINKTSLDLLLGNGLLEVDSVAGNMTMMVNKRVLEAGIYPDPTLFFGFEELDFCLKVKRKGFGIYVDKVQFRELKNYFNKTGANRSFYNKKTLNSLPREYYTVRNLLFIASKYGFKEMKVRLIIKCMVKSLFGFKYGFKYGVENAKYLLMGLFHFLMNKKGGTMTLKNGL
- a CDS encoding glycosyl transferase, with protein sequence MKNIIFTLCSNNYLAHAKVLGTSIRKHASDCHFVIGLVDQWDQEIDYSILGAEVVKFDAIGAQVFPEMLGRYNIIEFNTAVKPFYIEYFFNKYGGNTKVYYIDPDIKLYHSIELLHHSLDLHPIIVTPNLTVTPDKVVTGELASLRHGMFNLGFIGLKCSEESKVFVQWWKERLQNYCKIDKARGIFVDQKWVDLAPLFFDNIYSIKHQGCNMAWWNFSERDLKKDHNGYYVNIPEQRLIFFHFSGFDPNGNQTTVRMNNHSFKLEDYVELDGIFKEYAGELKENDYDNISKLVPKLAFYKKPNGMNVKIRRRLGWIRKGLFGKV
- a CDS encoding glycosyltransferase family 4 protein, producing the protein MKVLYLIDTLQTGGTEKSLLSIARRFKEVTPYFWVIFKGNHRLLTEFLEAGIIVKTWDFSTSSSSSKIARKLNKSIAELKPNIVHASLFRSEMISRKLQGDFLLVNSLVNNSYHWRRYRKLPITSFFSLLIVHMRDYLTSSNVDYWFSNSPYLSEVHQRTLGIPSYKIVNIPRGRSRQEFIPPRTKHQDKTIFITVGRLIPRKGHSELLRAFGHILEKSPTSNLWVVGEGPDLVKLKALAEKLKISHNVTFWGDSNKVPNLLSEADFFVFPSHYEGLPGALIEAMFSKLPIIASAIPENESCVPLNSGLWFEVFNWKDMARKMEKAIEIESWEAITNEAYSHAMEVFDAQNVSTQYENAYNELFEIPYQKK
- a CDS encoding glycosyltransferase codes for the protein MLGISVVVCTCNGANRLPVTLQHICQQRCTYSWELIVVDNCSTDNTTAVCTSFLKDKEIDWVIVHESQPGLVNARRCGLEKSKYDFILFCDDDNALNEQYLHYGVSLMEQNPQIGILGGFGAAVIEGGKPEWFDQYSHSYAVGKQALSNGKISSSKAEVYGAGAIVRKEPIWELLQRGFETVMEGRTGKKLGAGDDVEWCYIFQLLDYEIWFDDRLLFDHYISASRLTWEYYLNLKAGIASGSGLLYPYGLLLDAKRVNVPPFWKAYLGRTLISLLVWLKSIFMVSIPIKVSSQRRLAHRIITARCRAYLVDAIRAKRHFDQLKRNFQ
- a CDS encoding glycosyltransferase → MRIVHLIQKPQLRGAELFAAQLAQCQMRNGHEVLLVCVFRGKASFPFEGEIVCIDCKEKNRFWEIRGWRRLRDIIAHFRPDIVQANASDTLKFSVFSKMIFKWDTPIVYRNANKISDFIKGKSHLTFNKFLFSKINGVISVSIGCNQDFNHCFNSLNIPNCTIPNGVDFGEMDRKLQDEVPNTLREKEYVLMVGAFVKEKNHIGLLHIFNEIHKKFPQLYLVFVGAGKLAAEINSQAANMESADRVLFMGNLDNVLPVMKNAKALLVPSKIEGLPAVILESMYCKVPVIAYDVGGISEAVLHDETGFLVPFENRNLFRNLLERVLSDNHRIPSDILDNARTKVITHFNINVLAHYFLTFYQQITDTKRA